A stretch of DNA from Synechococcus sp. UW179A:
AATGAAGGGAATGGAGGCTACTCCCAGCATGAATGCACCGATACTGGCAATCACATTCCAGAGGGCGAATTCCGGGTCATAGGAGGCCACTCGACGTGGCATGCCGTAAAGGCCGGCCCAGTGCAACGGAAGCCAGTTGAGGGTTGCGCCAATGAAGGTAAGGGCGAAGTGGATTTTTCCTAGACCTTCGTAGTACATCCGGCCTGTGAATTTTGGGAACCAGTGGTAGATACCGGCGAAGATTCCGAATCCAATCGTGTTGAAGATGATGTAGTGGAAATGGGCGACAACGAAATAGGTGTTGCCGACATGGATGTCGATGGGAACCGTGCCCAGCATGACGCCGGTGATGCCTCCGAAGATGAAATTCACGAGTCCGCCCAGAACAAACAACATTGGAGTGGTGAGACGGATCTTCGCCCCCCAGAGTGTTCCCAGCCAGGCGAACACCTTCACACCGGTGGGAACGGCAATCAGCATGGTCGTGATCATCACCAGATTGCGCATCCACTGCGGTGTTCCCGTATAGAACATGTGATGGACCCAGACAATCAGGCCCAGGAAGGTGATGATGAACGAGGCCAATGCCACGAACTTGTAGCCGAAAAGGGGTTTGCGTGAATAAACCGTGATCAGCTCCGAGAAGATGCCGAACACAGGTAGCACCATTACATAGACCGCAGGATGGGAGTAGAACCAGAAAAAGTGCTGATAAAGCACTGGATCTCCTCCTCCTTCAGGTCGGAAGAAGCTGGTTCCGAAACTGAGGTCGAACAGAAGCATGATGGCGCCTCCCGTTAGTGCCGGGAGACCGATGAGCTGAAGGGTCTGCGCTGCCCATGCCGTCCACACGAACACGGGCATCTTGAAGAAACCCATGCCTGGTGCCCGCATGCGGATGATCGTGGTGACGAAGTTGATGGCACCCATAATCGATGAGACGCCGGAAAGCGCAACGGCCAGGATCCAGAGAAATTCGCCGTTGATCAGGTGACCGAGGGGGTTCTGAATGCTCACTGGTGGATAGGACCACCAACCCGATGAAGCGGGTCCGCCAGGTACGAAGAAGCTGCTCAGCAGCACGAAAGCAAAAACTGGCACCAGCCAGAAGGCAGCAGCATTCAGTTTGGGGAAGGCCATGTCTGGGGCACCGATCATGGTGGGGATCAACAGATTGTTGAATCCGTTCAGGACCGGGAACAGAAACAGGAACAGCATCACCGTTCCGTGCATCGTGTAGAGCCCGTTGTAGACACTGGGATCCACCAGATCCGCCGGCGGAGTGATTAATTCACCACGCATCACCATGGCAAGCAGGCCTCCTACAAGCAGGA
This window harbors:
- a CDS encoding cbb3-type cytochrome c oxidase subunit I yields the protein MTSTKYDPRVLKAPHPVPGAPDNWKRFFSFNTDAKVIGIQYIGLALFFLLVGGLLAMVMRGELITPPADLVDPSVYNGLYTMHGTVMLFLFLFPVLNGFNNLLIPTMIGAPDMAFPKLNAAAFWLVPVFAFVLLSSFFVPGGPASSGWWSYPPVSIQNPLGHLINGEFLWILAVALSGVSSIMGAINFVTTIIRMRAPGMGFFKMPVFVWTAWAAQTLQLIGLPALTGGAIMLLFDLSFGTSFFRPEGGGDPVLYQHFFWFYSHPAVYVMVLPVFGIFSELITVYSRKPLFGYKFVALASFIITFLGLIVWVHHMFYTGTPQWMRNLVMITTMLIAVPTGVKVFAWLGTLWGAKIRLTTPMLFVLGGLVNFIFGGITGVMLGTVPIDIHVGNTYFVVAHFHYIIFNTIGFGIFAGIYHWFPKFTGRMYYEGLGKIHFALTFIGATLNWLPLHWAGLYGMPRRVASYDPEFALWNVIASIGAFMLGVASIPFILNIVSSWARGAKAPANPWRAIGLEWLLPSPPPAENFEDDIPTVISEPYGYGLGKPLVEDEEFYVRRSMEA